In Salvia miltiorrhiza cultivar Shanhuang (shh) chromosome 4, IMPLAD_Smil_shh, whole genome shotgun sequence, the DNA window CAACAGTATAGAAGTATAACTGTGTAAGCCAAACTTCAGCACATATTGTATCTTGCACAGACTATGCTTCCATGAGCTGCATTATCACCGCACAAGTCTATCGTGTGAGAAAGATTGTCGACAAACTCATTCAGATTGGACAGTTgataaaaaatactatattaCCTGGTATTGATTGCAAAGTTTCTCCTGATGACAATGGATACGGTCCTCATTGCGAGTGCTGAAGTTAATTTACATCCTATATTACCTTGTATTGATTGCAAAGTTTCTCCTTtggaagaaaaagagaaaaacaagGCAAAAGAAAGCGAGAGAAATAACTTTGTTCAACTTCTTCATCCTGTAGGTATAATATCGTAGAGTTGATAGCTAGAATAAGAATAATTCTAGATTTTTGCAGCTTGGAGCTTCCAAAAATCTTCTCAATGGTCTGTAATGAAATACTGAATTGAGTTTCCATCCCAAAATACAAGAATGCTGTGGCCTTTGAGAAATTGCAGAAAAAATTAGGATGTAGTGGGATTTAAACTGGCATTTCTCTTCAGCGCACAACTTAGACCTTTGTTGCATAATGGATGCCATGCATCCCCTAAAAGATGGTATTCCTTCAAGCATTCCATTGCACTAATTATCTTCTTTTTTGTGAGTTCTAGGATTTCATAACAGCCAAGAAGCTTTAAAGAAGTATGTGTGTTAATGACTCTTCAAATAGTTTCAGAAATATTTTCtgatataaatttaaaaatatttagtgAAAAAAGTACCAAAATACATGCTTTGCGTACAGGACGCTACTCCCCCTATCCTCCCTCTCACTATGTgttcctttttttaaaaaaaaaaaagaaaaaaagaaaagaaaagggtgTCTGGAAGCATATAGGCATTATAGTCCTTGCCATTCTATCAAGGAGGCATATGTATTAAGTTTACTGTTACGTTCTTCTGAGATTCtataagaaaatatttagaTACTAAGGAACAAAGTCATTTCAGCTGCATAATGGGCACTCATCTTGTATTTTCATTATGAACTGTGTTGATGACAATTTCAATGATTATGATATAGAACTGTCAGACTGTGAGAGGACTTATCTCCAGCTCTTTCGATTGCAAAATGTATTTTGTAAGATATGTGGTTCACATTCTTACAACTACAATCCTCCACCATATTTTTCACAAGAATGAAGATTATTCTGAGAGGTTAATGTACTTGCCTGATACAGTGATTTGCAAATTGTTGTGCTGATTATTGGTCGCTGGATGGTTTCAACCTGCGAATTTGTACGCATGTCTCAGCTATTGAATCTGGAGGCTACAGAGAATTGTCTTACAAATGCATTTCATCATTTGTTTCTCTTTGTCATTTATATCTTCCAAGCTATTAGCTGATGTTTAGATCTAGCGAGATTCATAATGTTGTCGTTTGCATAATGTAGTGTGTGATCAGAAATTCTTCTCTGAGCTGATGAAGGAGGCTATTGATATCGGCGGATGCTTTAGTTCAAGAGTGAGGCAGCTCCTCCAATTTCATATCCACGGTGGAGCACAGCGATATTTTACATTTTTGCGCTATTGTTTTGTGAGCCCCCAGCAAAAGACAGCACAAGAATGTCGGATGTTAACTGAATATGTTATGATGAATGCTGTGGCCATGCGGAAAATTCTCAAAAAGTATGATAAAGTAAGTAGTGACCAGTTTTGCTGTTAGTTCCGATAATTGCTGAATTCCTAATCCTATgcttgttcatgtttttcttcTGTACATTCTTCACTACCTTAATGACTTGATGCAGATACATAGTTCTGCCAATGGAAGCAAGTTCAAATCTAAAATGCGCGCAGAGCATATGGAAATATTGCAGTCACCTTGGTTAATAGAATTAGGGGCTTTCTGTAAGAACTTCAATCAACCAAGATGTGAAAACTCCAGTGTGCTCGAAAATCCATTTTCTTTTGACTTAACTGCTTCAGGGCCCACGATGACTTTGATCCTCCCAGATAGCATAAAATTGGAATACGATCTAACTTGTGCAATTTGCTTGGTAAGGTTATTTTCTTGATTATAAATTCTTTAGGGACAGCAGATATGCTTCGTTTTTATCTCTTCTTTGGCAACTGAGTAAGTAAACATGTTATCATTTAATAATCGTCAGGATTTAGTTTTCAATCCATATGCCTTGGGTTGTGGGCATCTCTTCTGCAAATCATGTGCTTGCTCTGCAGCTTCGGTTATGATTTTCCAGGGCCTTAAGGCTGCAAATACGGAATCAAAATGTCCTGTCTGCAGAGAGGTAAGGCTGCAAATGCGTATTTATAGCATACAACTTTTAGCTGTATGCTTCTAGTATTTGGGAGTTGAAGTTTTCCCACAGCTCAGGAAAAGCTGAAGTATGCACGGACCATTCTCGAAATGTAATATTTGCCTTGACTGCAGGTTGGTGTGTACACCAAGGCAGTCCACATGATGGAACTGGATTTGCTTCTTAAGAAAGAGTGAGTTGAGAATTTTCATTGTTGTGCTTTCTTTCGTTTGTGCATGTGGATTCTGAATCTTTGAATTTGGTAGCCGCAAGGAATACTGGAAGGAGCGGCTAGTTGCTGAACGCGCTGACATGGTTAAGCAATCAAAGGTCTATTGGGAGATGCAAACTAAGTACATGATCGGATATTGACATCACTCTCTCTAATGTTTCTTGCTGGCTCCTTGCCAGGAACAATATATCCCGATTCGGTATTTGTCACTGCAGAGCTGATCGGTCTCTTAACTGCCCATCTTTTTTGGCGCCGAAGTTCATATGAATATCTCGGATACTGATAATTTTGCAGACATGTTTTTGGAGTCCTCTCTCACTGACTTATTTCTGTTGGAATTATTGGTTTCTGTCTTTCTACCACTTCTTATTGGTAAGATTTCGCCATTCCCTCTGTTAAAGTCTATCTATATGATTAATTTGAATGCAATGGTGCTTTCCATATACAAGCCCTTttgcagaatttaaataacatgCTCATGCTCACGTGACTTTCATATTTGATATTTCTAGGAAacattattttgattttgattggaTCAATAAATTGTGTGTTTAAGGTCAAAATCTTTACATAGATATTGGATTTCAAACTGTCTTGTGTAACAGTTAGGTTAAATTATAAGTGTGTGGTTATGAGGGGCAAGTAACTTTTGTTATTAAAATGAGATTTAAaataagtgtttttttttttttttttgaaatattaatttttcgGAGGTGCAACCTTTTTGACGAATGGATAATTGTGATGCAACTTAGgatattttataaatacattttttttaatgtatgtGCTAACTAACTCTGATTTGTGAGTCGGCTGTAAATGGTTactattaaagaaaataaaattatttcattaAGGTGTCAATATGCGTATGACCATTATTTTTACACATTTTGTACTTACTAAATGACTTTTAAATATTGTCACCAAATGTATGACCTTTACAATTTTTGCGAATTGTTATACTCATTTAATTCTGGTCTAATTTAATGATGATGAGCCCGTTAGAAAAATATGTATAGACTAGCCCCATTTTATTTAGTGATCTTGGGTGCATTCTGTCGCAACGTGAGACTGGCCCCATCCCCtcctttttataaatatatatttaatttttattaattgacgTGATATCCTActgaataaatttttatttgaaattagtaaatcttttattaaaacttattTAAATCTAATTACGTTGGATGAATTGTTAATTAGACTGtggaaaaaaaatgacatttttttgTGATGAGTTTGATGAGGACTAGGGCCTAGGCCGATGGGCTCAACTCATAATTTCAACCCATAAAGTGggttacaatattattcatATTTAATGTAGGGGTGTAATTTAGTTGGTAagacaatttttatttatatacagacaatttaattaataagacAATTCACCTCCAATATAGTATAAGTTTGGGAGTTCGAGTCAATTAGTGTGTATCTGTGTGAGGCTGTGGATTGTAATTCCTAAAATATTATCTTCGTCGACCTTACCCGTGCACCGCATGCTGCTCtaatgttatttttttaaaattattttgacTAGTTTTGGTAACACAATTCATTGTAATATGTCTACAATCTATGAAATATTCTATCAGCTTTTGTATTTATCGATGTATATTGCAACATATTCTATTACGTACCAAATATAACGAAAGAAGTATaacgaaaaaaatatataacgAAAGTATAGTGATTTTGTTCAATAAACGTAAActttaaactaaaaataaatgttCGACGTATAATGGATCAAAATCTAAGAATTTGAGCTTTTGTGACCGTTTATGCAAAAGTTTGTGAGTCAAACCGCTACCTATGTCAGGTAATAAGAAAGTCTATAAAATCAAGGAATGTGCCAATTTTCATGTTGCAATGAGCCTATATTATATGATAGTATATGTATCAACTTATAACCACtaacatattatatattgtaTAAGCTATATATACTGAatattaattatcattacgTCAGTATATCAACTATGGACATATTATATTATTTGCATTgactttgataaataaaaaatatttgcattgactatatatatataggggtattgatccatagagaattatattttttgtga includes these proteins:
- the LOC131020447 gene encoding probable E3 ubiquitin-protein ligase BAH1-like isoform X2 is translated as MKFGEKFSEYLETNQERFVENCRHVEYKRLKKVLKRCRRCRAINDSPSSTAVDDNGDEAAFSQFCQFESCQLCDQKFFSELMKEAIDIGGCFSSRVRQLLQFHIHGGAQRYFTFLRYCFVSPQQKTAQECRMLTEYVMMNAVAMRKILKKYDKIHSSANGSKFKSKMRAEHMEILQSPWLIELGAFCKNFNQPRCENSSVLENPFSFDLTASGPTMTLILPDSIKLEYDLTCAICLDLVFNPYALGCGHLFCKSCACSAASVMIFQGLKAANTESKCPVCREVGVYTKAVHMMELDLLLKKDRKEYWKERLVAERADMVKQSKEQYIPIRYLSLQS
- the LOC131020447 gene encoding probable E3 ubiquitin-protein ligase BAH1-like isoform X1; translation: MKFGEKFSEYLETNQERFVENCRHVEYKRLKKVLKRCRRCRAINDSPSSTAVDDNGDEAAFSQFCQFESCQLCDQKFFSELMKEAIDIGGCFSSRVRQLLQFHIHGGAQRYFTFLRYCFVSPQQKTAQECRMLTEYVMMNAVAMRKILKKYDKIHSSANGSKFKSKMRAEHMEILQSPWLIELGAFCKNFNQPRCENSSVLENPFSFDLTASGPTMTLILPDSIKLEYDLTCAICLDLVFNPYALGCGHLFCKSCACSAASVMIFQGLKAANTESKCPVCREVGVYTKAVHMMELDLLLKKDRKEYWKERLVAERADMVKQSKVYWEMQTKYMIGY